Below is a window of Paenibacillus bovis DNA.
ATAATATAAATGAGTTGATTAATAACTTCGATAATGAAAATATTGCTTATATGAATGTTGAATATAATAATTCAAAATGGACAAGTTATTTTTTAAATGTAGAAGAAAACGCACTTATTCAACAAATTAAAAATGATACCAGATTTGTTCAGTTCAATAATGTAGCAGATGTAGATATTGGTATCACTACGGGTAACAATAATTTCTTTTGTGTAAATTTTCAAACTGTAGAAGAATATAATTTATTCGATATAACAAGACCATTGATTGCTAGAAGTGTTAGTATTCGTGGAACTTATTATGATGAAGCAGAATGGAATTATAATATTGATAGAGGTGCCAAAGCTTTTCTGCTAGACTTTCCTTTAAAAAATTTCGAAGATTATTTAGATGGTCATAAAAGGTATATACTAGAGGGAGAAGAACGAAAGGAACATGTCGGCTATAAATGTTCTATTCGTGAACGATGGTATAGAGTACCTTCTATATGGATACCGGATGCCTTTTTCTTAAGGAGAAACTACCTCTATCCTAAATTTGTTTTAAATGAAGTTAATGCCGTTAGTACTGATACTATGCATAGAATAAGATTTAAAGAAAATATTAATCCTAAACTAGCCGTTTTAGCTCATTACAATAGTATTTCTTTAGCTTTTACTGAAATAGAAGGAAGAAGCTACGGTGGAGGAGTATTAGAAATATTACCGGGAGAAGTAGAAAAGTTAACTCTTCCTAATCTATTTGCGCTTGAGATTGCTGATGCGCAAATTCAAGAAATAATTGATTCGTTAGAAACATTTGTTCGAGAAAATGATGATATTTCTGCTTTTCTTCCAGAATTAGATAAAAAGATACTAGTTGATTTATTAAATATCCCTGAGGAAATCATTATATCTTTCAGAAAAATTTGGATTAAATTAAGAGAAAGAAGATTAAATAGAGGAAGTAAAAAATAAAAATTTAATGTTTGTAAATAAAAGAAACATCCATTATCTTATTTAAGATCATGGATGTTTTTACTTCTATGGAATTATTAATCTAGCTACGATAGTGAGTTTCTAAACAATTCACATATATAGATTTCGAGTGCAAATATTTACTAGAGATTTAGTCGAGGCTTTCGTTTAAGCTCTTTACTGGCTGCTCTGGAAAATTCTTAAACTTTATGAGAAGTGCTTGAAGTAGAACTGTTCGCATTCTTGCTTGGAATTACACTGCTAAGACAAATACAGATAGGTTAAGAAAGATACTGACACTGCAAAGAAGTGTAACATGCAACATAATTTTTTTTGGTTTAATTTGATAGACGAGAAAAATTATATATTTTAATCGAAAAGTTTAATAAAATGTAATATGTTGTCACTATGATTTGAAATGAATATATTCAAACTTAAATAAATAAATTTTTATTTATTTAGTGTATCCTTTGGATACTCTAGTAAAATTTTTGAGTGTCAGCTTTTCTAATAGTTCTTCACGCTTTCGATGCTATGGCTTATACAACCGGTTTATAGTCAATTTTACAGTATTAATGAAAGCTAGTTAATGTAATTTTTGTAATTCGAAAAATGTATGGTCGAATACAAGGAACATAACTGATCCGCAGCAGTTACATGAGAATATATTTATAGTAAAGCCATAGAAAGTCATGAAATATCGATCTGAGTTTGCCATAGCCCCAATCTATAACCAGATATGCCTTTTAAGCTTACGTAAAAACCATCTCCCTCGTGCTACAATCAAGCTACTATAACCAAGCACAATCCACACCAAGGGGGACTTTCCAATGAGTGATAAATTTCAAATCGTAGGCAGTTTGCTACGTCCAGCGGAA
It encodes the following:
- a CDS encoding Eco57I restriction-modification methylase domain-containing protein, with the translated sequence MLLKENASIEKLRGGYYTPALLADFIVEWGFVNNPLTVLEPSCGDGNFIESLSKIEADFHCTGIEINEDELEKAKKRLSNSDNFQLINEDFYKFYEDEVNNQNFDLIVGNPPYIRYQYLTEKQRIEQSLILTSSGMKSNKLINAWVSFVVASTHLMSENSRIGLVIPAELLQVAYSEGLRTYLMQNLQRITILTFKELIFPDVEQEVVIFLGEKISDYEGEHQIKLLEYNNINELINNFDNENIAYMNVEYNNSKWTSYFLNVEENALIQQIKNDTRFVQFNNVADVDIGITTGNNNFFCVNFQTVEEYNLFDITRPLIARSVSIRGTYYDEAEWNYNIDRGAKAFLLDFPLKNFEDYLDGHKRYILEGEERKEHVGYKCSIRERWYRVPSIWIPDAFFLRRNYLYPKFVLNEVNAVSTDTMHRIRFKENINPKLAVLAHYNSISLAFTEIEGRSYGGGVLEILPGEVEKLTLPNLFALEIADAQIQEIIDSLETFVRENDDISAFLPELDKKILVDLLNIPEEIIISFRKIWIKLRERRLNRGSKK